DNA from Ptychodera flava strain L36383 chromosome 15, AS_Pfla_20210202, whole genome shotgun sequence:
ATGAGAAAGACATGCATcctcaaactttgaaaaaaagacaaaaaaaagacaaagacaaaattttttcagaatttctgtAGTGACAAACATGTTGATTCAACACGTCAACTGAACCATACATGGCTTACACACAGTTGACTTACACACAGTTGACTTGCATATTTTAGGTGGATACTTCTAATGAATGACTATTCAAAGTATATCATGAAGTTCTAGAAAATACAGAACACAGAAATTGAAGTCATGTTCTTTTTACGCTTGTGGTGATCCAATTGTCAATTTCACCACAGGCAGTATCTAtatcaaataatgaaataattcaGTGATACTATGGCGATTACTGCAATGGTTATTTGCTATCAACACGTGTTGTCAACATTGAGACGCTGTATTGCAAAGTCATCACCTGTGGTGTGGGACATTACTTGTGCACAAACATAATAGTCCATGAGACACTCTCAGTCTGGATGACGGCATGCTCATTGTCACCTATCATTTACAGATAGTCACTGTACAGAtaactgattttgttttcatacaATCAGAATACAGCTGATTGTTATTAAAGGTTTGCCACTGAATAAAACCAGTCAACTCGACTCAAAGAGATATTTGTCACTTCCGacagaaattctgaaaaaattttGTCTTTGTGCACCTGACTTTATTACTTGACCATGTGGTTGGACTCCTTGAAATGAGTTTTAGAGTTTTCAATCAGGAAATAAGTGCTACAACAAAGTACAATATCCCTATTCCTGCAAAAGCACTCAGCAAAGTTTTcagacaaaaattgattttttacattCATGATTGAACTCTGATATCGCAAGGAATCATTTCCATATCTGTCTTGCATCAACTTGACTTATCAGCAGATGGATGGCCATTGGTGGAAATacttttctgaaaaatatacatgtacagtgcaaCATGCCACTCACCGTACACTGTCTGTAAATACTGGATCAGTTTCAACTCAATAGCGCCCCCACCAGGTAATAGCTTCCTTTCAGTGACTGCATGCTGCAATCTGTGTGCACAGTTAAGGAAGTCATACTTCAAACCGGCCAACAAGACAGTACTCGGTGCACACAGGATTAATGtctacagaaaaaaaagaatgtaatttTGTAAGCAATGTGTTTTTGTTGACCACTGCATCTCAATTTCTAAAGTTTCTTCACCATTTCATTCAAAAAAGTTCAAactttgacattgaaaacaaatattatttactaaAATCGTGAGGTGACACGGTTAGTCCTTTTAAAACCAAGCAGTATAGCAGCACTGATTTTAATGGATTGGTTTGAAGCCTTGTGGTGAGACAGTGATGAAATGATTGAACTCATACTACCTGTACATTGCTGGCACTGATTTTGTtaaacaaataacaaaacatTACAATACTGAAATTGCTTCATTTCTTGTACTTTTCAACAATGCATAATGTATTCAAAATCTACAGGGAAGATGACAGTGCAACTGTTGACTGCATATCAATGACCATCTCATCATTCTACTGTTACTTTTGACAATCTCATGGTTTTGATGGGATAGCtccatctacatgtacatggtaTATAATCTGAAATGGGTGCAAAAgaggtaaaattttgaaaaaagacaaCATAGCTACCCTTGTTAAACAGAGCTGCTCAGTAAAGGGTGATGTACACTGTACACTGTAAACACTCTATGCTTACTTGAATGTGACACTCTGTTGTCAGCTTGATGTACCCTGTTCTCTTCAAATTGGTTGTTTTCAACCCAGTCTTAGGCTGCCACCCTGATTCCCAGCATGCAACATAAACTGGTTTCCCACAGTCAACCTGGTAAGCATGATGTACAGTGAAAACAGCTAGATAAGAAATTACAAATCTAAGATTGAAAGACTTCCTAATATCACTATTTCTCTTCACTTTGTCCAGGTACAGTCCAGACATAAGAGTTAAAACGATAGAACCTTCCAAATTGTGAAGTGAGAACAAGAAATACCCTACACCCTAACAACTTTGTTCTTTGTATTTTATgcagaatatcaaatatcaattttCTGAAGAAATGAAAGAgttgactttgaaatgttaaaataaatgcaaaacacAAAggaacatgttgaaatattttctccaagTCATAATTTCTGCAGTGTTGGAAAAGTAACTCTACAGTCTTTGTCCAATAGAATCCCTTCtccaaatttgaagaaatatgcattggaaagaaagaaatattagATACCAATGGCAAAATAAAAAGAGGAATAGAAAGTCTACATATCAATTGTTCTTTTAAGTTGTTAAGGGGCAAGTACTTTCTAAAATTTATCAGGCCTAGTTAAGGGGGTGCTGCACCaaacacagtgtattttgaccaaaaatcacatttttgcaaatattcattaaacttTAATAAATTTGTccaccaaagattaaaatattggttgggttcaccttttagcttgtcaagcagtcgctTGTTACATGATagagaagtgttaatttatgcaaacatatgcaaatcacctgattttcTGGTTTCTTTTTTCTCCCAATATCAAGAATTCAGAAGAAtataactccactctggctgagtcaaattttctgaaattttcacattatctcTTCTAAATGCTATGTAACAAAAGCGATAAATTTCTCACATTTTGAATAGGaggtatttcaattttgctaatcatgattttaatcattttgagggtcagtctttcaacccttgctattttagaatgaggatagataatgcaaaacagaaaagtcattgttttctacatatactcttctttcaagtgaagtattacgtttcagaaaatagtgtcaagtttttgacttaaattaataaatatcattaataccaaaattaaggttttttaccccaaatatagacccacttcatccttcaaGTAAACTACTGCTATCATACTAAACTtcagagtctctgctttttgaaaatatatagtatgagggggtttccctgtcatctttgataagaaatattgctttgaaaaaatactgtgttggcaacatgcagctccaccttaatcaGTCATATAAAGAACAAAGAGTACTGTTCAAATTTCACCAGCCAAACTTCTAATTTTTGGGAAACTTTTGAGTGTTTGGTTTCACTCACCTTACTTGCATCTGTGATATATGTCAGGATATTGGTATCCATAGCAACAGATAATGCCTGCAATGCAGTGTACTTGACATTTTCCAACAGAAGTATCTCATTAGTCATGCAGTAGTCATGGAGACGATCATCAGCTGTAcctctcatcatgataatactaGCTCCAacctgtacataatacagaTATGAAACAAAAACTTCCTGATGCTGTCTTTCACAAACTGGTCATATACTActgttgaaatgaaataaagtatACACAACATGTTCTCAATGACTGCATTTCCTCAAACAGAAATCGTAAAATCATAAATATCTTCCACGTTAGCTAACTTCCACAACATACTGAGAGAAATATTcatcactccttttactgtccAGCCCATGATGGCTACCTCTTTGAAGATTCGGAGATAAAGAGATGAAATTTTTCAGTTGtcatatattttgaagtcaCAAACAGCTTGTGATAAAATTGGCTCTGAACTGTGCATTGGTATTCACTCTTCTCATTATTTACACAAATTTAactcttgaaaaaaatattatatattatgatTTTGCTAAAAAAGATATGACATGTCTGTTGCATGACTCTGCTTTCATACTTTCATATTATGATGTGATTGGGGGTTTCACAAATATGTACATGCACGGCTGTTGTGATACTTTTATTCCAAACCGACCTCACAGAGTATCTTGATGACATCATCTAACCAGGATCTCTCCACGACTGTGTCTGCTGGATGTTGTACCAATGATATCAACACTGATTCCTTGTAACCAGTGTGTCTGAAGCTGGGTTTCACATCACCGTTGATTAGCTGAAGATCAAAGCAATAAATCACTAAGGGCTGACTTTGTGTTGTAAAAGCAAATGTGTGAGATTTAATGCTTTAATCGATTATGGAATTGTAGCTTTCAAAGAggtataaaatttgaaattaaattcaatttttttaatggcATGGTACAGAAGACTTAAAGGTATAccatcacctgttccaattttgccacagttgccatggaaagagaaaatctaaccaatcacagattttaagcgggtggccgttttaaaacagcgccctcacatgggcattttgaataccaagaaacacccctttgaccatatttgagcatatttagattacaggtgactgtatacctttaatatgcaAACAATACAATAGTCAGCATAATAGatagtttcaaaagttattGACAGTATGAATTGCAAATAAACTCACATGAGTTccactgctgatgtgcagcatacttggaaggttatatctgattggttgattgccactattcacagcaacttagggagtctttttGTATTATGTTACTATAacagtaagattcagccacccaattggatatcAGCTTCCGAGATACTACACATCAGTGCAAGTTCTACGCTGAGCATTTTGTAAGTAAGGCTGGGAATATATGGATTCAATACACGTGTACAAGTGAATTTACACAGTAATTCTGAAACAACAATGACTGTAGATATTAAGTCATTATTAATTGTTAAGCATTCATACATGTAAAAGCTCACCAGAACGTGATGTTCTCTGTGTGCGACTGAGTGTATAATTTGAAGGTACCGGCTGGCAACCTCAATTACCAGACCACTTTCAAGACGACACTGTGTCATGGATGGACCAGTGATGCAGCAAATGTTAATGAGATTCAGGTCAAAGGTGAATCTattgatgaaaattacaatgaataCATTATTTAAGTTTTGAATCAAATATCACAACTAGTCAATACCATGACAGACTTAGAGCCTGGTCTAAATTCTACTGTATTGGAACAATTTTTTAGGATATCTACACACAAGAAACTAAGTTCCAAGAATGATTAATATTAGCATTATCAAGTAATGCTCGATGATATTTCAGTATTTGTGCAGTTTTAGAATAACATCTTTGGGCTTCATGAATATTCCATTCAAAAAACAAACAGTTAATTTTATACAATACAGTCATCACATGCAATTTTTAAAGCCATCAAGGAATAAAGAAATGCAACACTGCAGCATTTGTCTCTCAACAATGGACACAAAAAGAGACAACATCATTTTTCTAAGCATCTTCCAGTATACACATGTATATTACACTTCTTGACGATCAACAGATTATGTtgtcatttcaaaaacaatgatTTGTCAAAGGAAGTTTACAATTTGAATCATTGATAGTCATAAATAGATTTTCTTACTTGTCCCTGTCCTTGCATTCCTGCCGTTGTTGTTTGTATGCTTCAATGGCTAGGTCCATCATTTGGCGTTTCCCATGGCAGAGAGCATTACTGAAAAGTCAAATAACAAAATCACAGTAAATCTGTCACCAAACATGTGACACAGCAACACAATTTGGCCTTCTCTCAGAAAATTATACACCAGAAACTTTTCAACTCTGCACAGGTGAACACCAAAACCtcaagttttgtttgtttgtttggattCCTGAGATTTTAAAACATAACACATCAACATTGCCAAACTGAGAGTACAGAGTCTGGAAGAATTGGATTTAACAATCATGTTGCAGTAATTTGTGGCTTTGCAGATCTGTAAATGAAAGGCTTACCCTAGTTTGTTGATATCCGTAACCTTGACAGATTCACCAACACTGTCAGTAGGATTCCCTTTGATCATACCAGCAGGTCCTGTCCTCTGATCTTCCACTGTGATTCCATCATCCAAACTGTCACTGCTTGGAATGTCATCTTGAGGTCGGAAGTGTCGACTTCTGTTCTTAATGGAGGTCAGAGAAGGTCTCTCAGCTGCTTCTAGTTTCCCAAATGATAGATTCCCAAAACCACCTACCTCTAGAATTCCAACACTAGACTTGCCTTCATTGGCCACAGAGTTTTGAATTTCTCTCTTAGCAGATATGATGTTCAATGAGGTTATGGGATCTTCCGACTTCTTCTCTGCAACAACACTCTCAACCGTTCTAAAATGTCTGCTGTTATTCTGCAAACCAGTGAGTGTTGACGGCCTGATATCTTTCACTTTCTCTAAGTTACTAAGCATTTCCTCAATTCTAATAATTTCTTCTTGCATAGAATATTTCTCAACATTTGCTGAAGATGACTCgcttaaatttgacatttgtCCCTCCCTATTATACACTTTGTCTCTCAAATCAGCCTCTTCAAGAGTCCTTTGTGCAATATCAGTACTGTTGGCAACATCAGTATCCCTTTGTTGATCAACAATGCCTTGGATGGATGTAAAATGTCTACTTGCATTGCAAACAGATTTAATTCTCTCGATAGactttactttcattttttctgACAGCATTTTCTCCAAGTTCTCTGAAGTGAGTTTTTGCTTCTCAGATGGACGGAAATCTTTGTTGTCTGTCTCTGTAAAGCTTGCTTCAAGGGGAAAGTGTACATCTGGTCGATCATTAGTTTCTGTTCTTGTAACTAGCTGACAGTGATGTGATATGTCTGAAGGACGTTCACCGTCAGTTTCACCGATCTGTAAATGTTTTGACCTTGAACTTGTCTTCTTCCCCTGACTCACAGAACCTTCTTCATAGTGACCTTCAACAAAACAGTTCTCAAAATCGTCATCAAAGTCATCAGCGGCCAAACCAACCTCATCACTGGCAATGtgacaatcattatcattgtcatTGGCACAGATATCCGTTTCTTTTGACATTGCACCTGAGTTTGTACCTGATATACTTCGTTCAAAGTGAAAGTGCAACTGACAGTCTGCTGTATTGCTTGTCTTGGCTGTTGTGTTATTATTACAATGATGTGTTGTAAGCATTGTACTGGTCTTTGATGTAGAAATGCGGTCCTCCCTGTCGGTGATGTCAACAATACCCCCTCTACCTCCATCAGGCCCTTCTGGATGTGTAGCGTGATTCCCTATCCTGTCCCTTCTGACACTTGTATTGCTTTCCATCAGGAATGAGAGCTCTGGAATCTCTGGAAACTTGGGGGGCGATGGCATCTTTCCCCCAAAATACCAGGAaatatcatcatcgtcatcacttTCACCTTCATCGCTTTCACTGTGATCTCCAGAAACAACCAGAtatgacctttcacctttgaGAGAGGTCATTGCAATTTCTGGAAGTTCTGGCAATTTAGGAGGCTTTGGTACAGCTGTCAATGTCAATGCATTCACTGTGTGTGACAAACTGGGTGTATTTCTGATTATATCATTCGCATGAGAGCCCATCTTCCATTCTTTATCTGCACTGGTCTTTCCAGATGTTCCTTCAAATTCAACTTCAAAAAAGTCTTCACTTTCTTGATCATCTCTCTTCTCTGCATGTGTACACCTATTTCCTTCAATTCCATCATCAACACCTCGCACATCTTCCAAGTCACTGCTGGCTGTCAGTGTTTCATCAACATCACCTCTACCAACCTCAACTGCAATTGAAAACTCCACTGCCTTGGCTGTACAGTCTTCCAGCATATCTGACATGGTTTCTGCCATGGTCATCACCGGAACACCCTGAAAGATCAAAACACTTCAGATCAAGCATGGTGCTTTACAGTGGCTAAAAGTACatgtttattttgcattgctcaAAGGTTTCTTTACCCTAAATAACACAATAACACTGATATTGTAGGTTTTATACTTAATACACCATAATGTGTGCGATTATCTGCCACCAACATTAcatgtagatcagaaaaatccTGTCTGTCTTACACTTGTCTTATCGTTGGCAGAAACACCATATCTTTACTTTATTTTCCTGTGGTTCCCATTATAACATACAGGAATATTTCAGACAGGcaattgttttttttgtatattaaggtagaatatgcctcagggacagacattcagactctcaatttttacaattcttttctggtctactagAAGTAATAAAAGTTTTTAAtgtcttattttttcaaaaatttaaaatttaatttcccccccccccccccccccccatgtagAGTTAGcacaaggatggcagccattttgaatttcaagtatctgtAAATGTCACGTaatttgattctctagtatcaaactttgcacagtgacccctgatatttattcttgacttgataagagaatggttgaaagtttcattgaggaatgtttgagctaaagtttaagtctttcactttcaaggcgcatactaccttaaagggacataagctgtaacttgcggcaagtttttcagtattctgcttctgtatatcaactactgtgtatgaccctaatccgtttgtcatgctgaaattttgagtattctttttgtccacacagcttgtatgtgtgtatagatcattgtttattgtttacaaatgaattctagtccggacttgaaaacaattttcaacaataacaatggagattatactcatataggttgtgttgatatgctaactACTTCTGAcgttaaattacagtttagggatttaatgcagaaagtgtagggaaaccacatcacaaaagttttgaaaaaatagccaaaagatacagcttatggagctttaaagaTAGAGCTTGGATCTGATCTGAAATGGGTTTTTGTGTCTTACCTGATCCAGAAGGCCGATGACTGCCTTTGACCAGAATGCAGCCATAGCAGCTAGAGTAGTGGTTGATGTGCCGTATCTCTTGTGATGAGACTGGCATGTTGCATTGAATAACTGACCCACTGGGTGCTGCAAAGGCATATATACAATTCATATTCtgtgagttcaaaggtcatgtaGAGGAAGGTGAAGGCAGTCATAGGAAGGCAATGGAAAATGTAATGTTAAATATTTAGAATTAACTTGCTATGCATGCCATAGATCACAACTGAATATTACATTGAATGTTGCAGATGAAAGTTTTCGCTTTTCTGGGTTTTTGTGCATGACATTCATGAGGTCTAGTAATTGCCATCAACTGTTGCAATACTACTTTTAGAGTGCCAATCAAAATAGTATtttgacaatttcaatggacGATGATAGAAATAATGACTTTTTAAAGATCTTGAGTATAGGTCTAGTGTCAAAAGGTAGTTTGTTTCTGTCACCTTTTCAATGCCAGTTCAGTGTATGGTAGTCAGTGTGATATAAGAACATTGTAGGACTTTAGAAATTTCCGTGTATGAGCCAAAATTCACACATATGGTTGTGAAATTTCATGGTACCAAAGAGAATATTTGCTTAGGActacaaaatatacatatttatataggtAGCCTTGATTATTACACTTGGACTTAAACCAACATGTGTAATGGTTTGTTGATTACGGGTGGAGTGTTTTGAATATGCCATATTTAGGTTGATTGGTACCTGTGACACacaataacatggttttcatggTGGCTTGGACTGTGTTCTGGTGTCAGTGGCAAGATTCTGTCTGGAATGAACATGTGAGAATCTTTGCTTACCATTACTACAATATATAAAACACTTTTAATGAGTACTGCAACAGTTTAACTGTTGATTCCTTTTGTTCCATACCTCAATGTCTAAAAACTGTAGACAGTCCACTGCATTGGTCAGGATGGCATTATTGTCTGGGTCAGCATCGTCGATGGCACATTTGGCACTGGAAagacagacaaaatgaaaaatattcaggATTTTTGTTAttaaaccatcgcgaaaatgaattaatggtcatgaccattaactcattttcgcgatggtttcatgtatcgtgtctaaaaccggggtcgaatacatgcttggtcacccattcattcaatatctttcaacatgtcaaacaatataagtagtatctcgcatcaaacaaaatttatgaaaaatggccgactttgtccctttaattaaacATGTTGACACTATTTCTAAAATGAAAAGTTTGTGAGAATATTTGACAGGGTTTTGAAACGTCAATTATGAtgaaaagaaactgaaaaaaaattgggaaagggATCAATTTAGGAAATACACGTCACGTACCTCTGATTTGGCCCAAGGAAAGTCCCAATGGACAAACCTATGAAAtgaaaagcattaaaaaatattACGTGTATTTGTAAATAATTGTAACACCATGAACACAGTCAAAAGTTGAATGTATCATATGTGAAATGCATCGTGATGGcatattgatgaaataaagtttctcCCTTGGAGGAGTAGGGGTTCCATGGTTTTATAATACAACCCATTTGGAAAGTTGGTTGATGCCAGTGATTCAAGAAGTGCATTTGCATGTCTGCACATGCTAAACTTGATCATCACAGCATCACCGTCCTAAGATGATGCTTTCACTGCATGATTTGAAAGTATTACCTGTCCCATTTACACGCAATAATTCATAATTGCTAAGCTTTCAAAGGCAAGtttacagtgtttcatccaggatggcatcaacagggggatTTTTTCCCCTTTagcagaaaatttaggggggatttcaccagttcatgtgttctacttgtatctctaaaaTGTGACTTTCACAATTTCATAGGGGGCTggtccccccttgacaaattactagggggtgccaacatgtcaacagagggggaatcccccatccccctgtctggatgaaacactgagtTTACTGGTGTCAAATATCTCTATCCTGTACAAGgttaattaaaatattcatagaaCCTACTCCAACAATATTCTTACCAATACATAGTCATTAAACTGACCAATAGCTGGTAAACTTACCAATGGCACTGACAGCTTGCAGTCCACTGTGACAAGTAGGTCTACCATATCCTGACATCGTACTCATGCATCTCCCAAAAGATCAGAATGTCactatcaaagctgttcaaaaAAGAAAGCCAAGTACACTTCCATTACTGATGAATATACTGTAAGCAGGATATATGTGTATATGCAAAACCGTATGTATAGTaaacatgtatgtgtatatacataTCTATGTAAACAATATGTGTATTGTACACATACATAAATCCCCAGACACTTCAGTGTATATTTGATTAAATTATTTGTCACTTGATGTGCAACAAcccaatattcaaatttgttgaCATATGGTATGGAAATCAGCTTGTTTGGCTTATACCATGACTATGCTTTTTGTAAATATCATGCCATATGTTTGCAAACAACAACACTCCACAACTGAGAACCtaataaaacatagggccaaagtccctgaagctactatagacatggatacaaaattaagtatttcctgactgtatgaaattatctcactaaggtcatcctaaggacatgtaaaccaaatattaaagctgtctgaccagcggttttgaaaaaacaagcgactcaacagttgacagagctctgctgtgttatgtagagaataaccttttgtgacacatgtattgatgaagaaggtggatatctttgatagctcatttcaggatggcctaaccaaaaatggaaaaaattccgtaaaaatacagatttgcatatttcatcagactatatttgtctataatagcaaataaacgagagttaattacattctaattaaagtaaacaagacttgcttaaatcaagatttacgtcataataaaacagcatatctgtcacgttataaagaatcttcagctggttatctatatctgtattttcatcctattaaccaagcacattttaactttcaaattaacattgtaagttctgttgaataagttgagactgtacgtactcagagaaagcacactgaagagacaaatgtttgtaacttaagaagttcaaggtcatcaaaagcattataaggaatcatgttacactaagtctttcattgcactgtttacacagattgcataattgctataaatagcacatgaggaatcttacagcccagctttaccataaaaaccctatcactttgaccacagtccctccacaaaacggtcaagaaacgccaCCAGTTTCTTTTATTATGGTTAGGGTTTTGATTgggctttctgttgattttactgatgggGATAATCCCGGATTATCACGCGTGCGGCGGGAGGTGTTAACAgttacgtgcataaaattatcgtAAGCAGAAACTTAATTCTCCCAGAATGCATTCTGATTATTGTCTGCGCATGAGTCTAAAggccaaagtttgtttacatctgccTGCCGTGGAGTCATGCAGCGTGAACTATGTACAAGTTCGGAGacgatttcgtcaattttgacgaCTCCCATGTTGATTGGGACTTCATTTTGGAAGATAAAAATCCTTCGTCGACACGTACTGCTATGAAACCCAAGCCTTGCGTGGTCTTCCAATGTCCACAGTGTAGCAACCGATACAAtcagtttgtatataaatacccatcGATGGATTGACCACGGTCTCTCGTGGGTAACATACGAAACCCATACACGACATGATTTGTATCTCACTTGATCCTCAATCAGGAAAATCCATGGCAGAGAGTTTGGCACCCAGGCTTGGGGAGGtcatgtcaccaaaatgtcgcaaCACTTGTAGGGTTTCTAGATTCTCTAAATTTGGCGGTCTGAGAATTCCAAAGATCACCAAAACATTGGGTTCGGCAGTAACTTGTGTCTTTAAGAAAGAACAGATTCCGTCATGAACCTGATTGCCTACTTTTTAGAAGACTGAACGATCGGTAGGGCCGCACTTGACACCTCTGAACGAtcgataaaggagaaaaaagGGTCGGAAAAAACATTGCACTATTACCATAACGCTAACTCTCAATGGGTCGACGCACGGTCGACGGGAGCACCttgcaaaaacaaggtcatcgtaagagttccttgattttgtgcattgaattttgttgaaaacgatcaaaaatttcaaatcgaactctcaaagtttggaactgaggaattatcatgttaaatcgatatcaaaagggagttaaggaagacattttaggattttcccatgtaatgcagatacgactcgtcgatcccaagcgacgccattttgttttcagttgaaaatataaacgcggcaaaaaagactagttttcttgtcgaattaggtctcaaaataacaacacaacacgattccctattttttcgaagtctttgccttgttaggaggtgcatgacttacttttttgatgaaaggtgaaaaaacaaatggggagtaaaattcacagtgtttccgaaatgcatggcgtcggtcaagatcacctcatggctgaactcagccataaaatatcatccaagatttctcgatagtgacctagatctttaagaaactgttttactcatcttctcaccagtcttcaaatacatgcgaaacagtgcagaaagatgaaaataaagtagctTGATTGACTGAAAATCGTAGGATACCGGAGCGGGACCGTGTCACAAGACGCCACTGAAACAAGACGCTAACTTGCCTCGCTTCCTGCG
Protein-coding regions in this window:
- the LOC139150912 gene encoding uncharacterized protein; protein product: MSTMSGYGRPTCHSGLQAVSAIGLSIGTFLGPNQSAKCAIDDADPDNNAILTNAVDCLQFLDIEHPVGQLFNATCQSHHKRYGTSTTTLAAMAAFWSKAVIGLLDQGVPVMTMAETMSDMLEDCTAKAVEFSIAVEVGRGDVDETLTASSDLEDVRGVDDGIEGNRCTHAEKRDDQESEDFFEVEFEGTSGKTSADKEWKMGSHANDIIRNTPSLSHTVNALTLTAVPKPPKLPELPEIAMTSLKGERSYLVVSGDHSESDEGESDDDDDISWYFGGKMPSPPKFPEIPELSFLMESNTSVRRDRIGNHATHPEGPDGGRGGIVDITDREDRISTSKTSTMLTTHHCNNNTTAKTSNTADCQLHFHFERSISGTNSGAMSKETDICANDNDNDCHIASDEVGLAADDFDDDFENCFVEGHYEEGSVSQGKKTSSRSKHLQIGETDGERPSDISHHCQLVTRTETNDRPDVHFPLEASFTETDNKDFRPSEKQKLTSENLEKMLSEKMKVKSIERIKSVCNASRHFTSIQGIVDQQRDTDVANSTDIAQRTLEEADLRDKVYNREGQMSNLSESSSANVEKYSMQEEIIRIEEMLSNLEKVKDIRPSTLTGLQNNSRHFRTVESVVAEKKSEDPITSLNIISAKREIQNSVANEGKSSVGILEVGGFGNLSFGKLEAAERPSLTSIKNRSRHFRPQDDIPSSDSLDDGITVEDQRTGPAGMIKGNPTDSVGESVKVTDINKLGNALCHGKRQMMDLAIEAYKQQRQECKDRDKFTFDLNLINICCITGPSMTQCRLESGLVIEVASRYLQIIHSVAHREHHVLLINGDVKPSFRHTGYKESVLISLVQHPADTVVERSWLDDVIKILCEVGASIIMMRGTADDRLHDYCMTNEILLLENVKYTALQALSVAMDTNILTYITDASKVDCGKPVYVACWESGWQPKTGLKTTNLKRTGYIKLTTECHIQTLILCAPSTVLLAGLKYDFLNCAHRLQHAVTERKLLPGGGAIELKLIQYLQTVYGNGRIGEIHGYEGVIALALQNVFQEYLSTTMLNTGHDSNVAHIYHSIHQALQNDRPHAYILSNPESEDLTDMVCDCLGAKTAAWKAAWSLVKLILQCDMHIVTGIENKAGIRSWMHGDNLIGIL